The genomic DNA AAATACCGTTTACAGTGGATCTCCCTCGAGTCTCCCGCTTTTCTTCGCTGAGTTTGGACACCCCATTCCGGAGACCGAGAACCGAACGGAGTTCGCCCTAGATTTGATCCGCGAGCTTGAAGGATCTCCCGGTGGAACCAAGACCTTAGTCGAATTCAATAAGTCATGGCAAAGAATGACAAATCCTCGAACCGACGTCGAAGAGGGAGCCAAATCATCTCTCAAAGATGCCATAAGCGCAAGCATTTCAAGGGGAAAACTAGTCTCGGGAGCCTCTAACGATGCAAACCCCACATCTCTAGTTCCCACTTTCGCCAATCCAATCTGGATCGAGATGGTGGTGTTGGGCAAAAGATCTCTCAAGAACTCGAAAAGAATGCCGGAACTTTTCGGAATCCGTCTAGGCGCGGTTCTCGTGACTGGAATCATTCTGGCCACCATTTTCTTGCAACTGGACAGCTCGCCCAAAGGGGTCCAAGAAAGATTAGGGTTCTTTGCTTTTGCAATGTCCACAACCTTCTACACATGCGCTGAAGCCATCCCAGTCTTCCTCCAAGAACGCTATATCTTCATGAGAGAAACCGCCTATAACGCTTATCGCCGCTCGTCCTACGTTCTAGCCCACTCTATCATTTCCATCCCTGCCCTAGTTTTCCTCTCATTCGCATTCGCCGCCACCACTTACTGGGCGGTGGGCCTGGCGGGCGGCGTCTCCggcttcctcttcttcttcttcatgatctTCGCCTCTTTCTGGGCGGGAAGTTCCTTCGTCACCTTCCTATCCGGAGTGGTGTCTCACGTGATGCTGGGCTACACGGTGGTGGTGGCCATTCTAGCCTACTTTCTCCTGTTTAGCGGCTTCTTCATCTCCAGAAACAGAATCCCACCCTACTGGATATGGTTCCACTACATTTCTCTGGTGAAGTACCCGTATGAAGGGGTATTGCATAACGAATTCGAAGACCCAATGAAGTGCTTCGTGAGGGGGATTCAGATGTTCGACAACACGCCACTTGGGGCGGTGCCTGAGGCGTTGAAGGTGAGGCTGCTGAAAAGCATGAGCGATACACTGGGAATGAGCATCACCAGTTCTACATGCGTGACTACTGGGTCGGATGTATTGAAACAGCAAGGAGTAACCGATATAAGCAAGTGGAACTGCCTATGGATCACACTTGCTTTGGGGTTTTTCTTCAGGTTTATGTTTTACCTCACTTTGTTGCTTGGGAGCAAGAACAAGAGGACGTAgattcaataatatttttatttttctttt from Vitis riparia cultivar Riparia Gloire de Montpellier isolate 1030 chromosome 8, EGFV_Vit.rip_1.0, whole genome shotgun sequence includes the following:
- the LOC117919759 gene encoding ABC transporter G family member 20-like, which encodes MELQEPVWKSKPRLSPTLGELLKRVGDARDDTPGCQTTSSHQRVIDLNDAIPHPRSFPFVLSFHNLSYSVKVRRKMKFPGLFCRKEGPGLSEDEVETKDSGMKVLLNDISGEAREGEIMGVLGASGSGKSTLIDALADRIAKDSLKGSVTLNDEVLESKLLKVISAYVMQDDLLFPMLTVEETLMFSAEFRLPRSLSSSKKKARVQALIDQLGLRSAAKTVIGDEGHRGVSGGERRRVSIGIDIIHDPIVLFLDEPTSGLDSTSAFMVVKVLQRIAQSGSIVIMSIHQPSYRILGLLDRLIFLSRGNTVYSGSPSSLPLFFAEFGHPIPETENRTEFALDLIRELEGSPGGTKTLVEFNKSWQRMTNPRTDVEEGAKSSLKDAISASISRGKLVSGASNDANPTSLVPTFANPIWIEMVVLGKRSLKNSKRMPELFGIRLGAVLVTGIILATIFLQLDSSPKGVQERLGFFAFAMSTTFYTCAEAIPVFLQERYIFMRETAYNAYRRSSYVLAHSIISIPALVFLSFAFAATTYWAVGLAGGVSGFLFFFFMIFASFWAGSSFVTFLSGVVSHVMLGYTVVVAILAYFLLFSGFFISRNRIPPYWIWFHYISLVKYPYEGVLHNEFEDPMKCFVRGIQMFDNTPLGAVPEALKVRLLKSMSDTLGMSITSSTCVTTGSDVLKQQGVTDISKWNCLWITLALGFFFRFMFYLTLLLGSKNKRT